AGTCCAATCCAAATAAACAAAAGGTGACTTTTAGCAAGATTAGGGTATGAGTTTTGCCACCCAAAAGAGGTTAAAGTTAACTTTTTTGTGGCGGCCTTCGGGTTTTACGTGCATAAACCAGGTCGCCAAAATACTCAAATCAATGCTTTTTTTGGAAAATTTCGCTAAAAAGGAAACTTTGTGCCGTTCCTACGGAACTTTGGTGCCCTCTTTCCAGCCGGAGACGCCTCGCCTCCGGCTGGAAGCTTTCATGCCTACGGCATTTTTTGAATTCCACCAATGCAGCATCGCAAGGTTTTTTGATTAATTAATCCAAGTGGCGATAAATCGGCAACTTGTCAATTAAAAAAAAGATAGCAACTGTAAATCACAAATTTGAAGATTGTAATTTGCAATTTGAACTTTTCACAAGTTGCATCACAACTTGGGTTTATTAGTGCAGTAGGCACGATACCTCTTTGAGGGAGACACCATCCCCAAAAAGAAAAAAAAGCAAGTGCCGTAGGCACGGTGCACGGTACCTTTCAAAACATCACCATTTTTTCAGGGAATTCGAAATTTTTTCCCTTACTGCTCCTTTATTCGCTGGAAAAAAGTCCAAAATGATGGATTAAAAACAAGTCCAAAACGAAGCCTTTTACTGTTAAAATCAGGGGGGAGAAGGACTACCACGATTTCCGAATGGGTGACAAAAATCATTCCTATTAAAATCTTTCGCTGTCGTTAGTCATTCTCTGGCACCTCAATAAGGCCTTAACTTTGAACCGATTTTTTAAGTAATAAATCCTTTAGAGATGCAACAAAACAAAGTCAAATACCCGGGGAAACGAATTACCACTGACGGGAACACCATTGTATCAGCGACTGAAGCACTCATCGTTGATGCCGGAGTTTTTTACCCTATTACTCCTTCCACACAAATGGGTGAGAATTTTCAATTATTATTTGCAAAAGGGGAATTAAATGCTTTTGGCAAAGCTTTGACCGCTATTGAAACCGAAGGAGAACACGCCGCTCAGGGTGGAGCCATTGCTTTATCCGTCACCGGTAAACGGGTGGTAAACTTCACTTCCGGACAAGGTATTGTCTATGGTTTGGAGCAATATTACCATGCCCCCGGCAAATTGAGTACTATGGTACTTGAGGTGGGCGCCAGAGCACTGACCAAACACGCCTTAAATGTTCACTGTGGTCATGATGACTTTTATGCTGCTATGGATACCGGCTGGATCATGCTTTTTGCCAAAAATGCCCAACAGGCAGCTGACCAGTCCATTATATTAAGAAAGGTCACTGAATTAAGCCTGAATCCAGGATTGAACTCCCAGGATGGATTTCTTACCACTCACCTGGAAAGAACCTTCCGCATGCCGGAAGCAGCCTTAATCCGTGAATTCCTTGGCGCTCCGGAAGACATCATCGAATGTCCGACTGAAGCTCAGAAAACATTATTCGGACCAAAAAGAAGAAGAGTTCCTGCAGGGATTGACCTGGAGAACCCAATGTTGCTGGGTCCTGTTCAAAACCAGGAACACTATATGAATGGTGTGGCTGCCCGTCGTAATAATTTCTCTGAACCTATTGGGGATTTTTTACGTGATGCCTATAAAGAATTTGGAGAACTGACCGGAAGAAAATACGGAATGATCTCTCAATACAATTGTGAAAATGCTGAAACAGTATTCGTAGCCCTCGGTAGCGCGGCAGAAAATATTGAAGCAGTCATTGATTATCTGAAAGAAACAAGAGGCGTGGATGTTGGGGTCATCCACATCAACGTCATTCGTCCTTTCCCTGAAAAAGAAATCATCGAAGCTTTGAGAGGCAAGAAAGAAGTTATCGTGCTGGAAAGAACAGACGAATCCCTCTCAGGAAGTAACCCACTGACCCGAGAGATCAAACTCGCCCTGAGGAAAGCAGAAAGTAATTTTAGAAAAAATGCTTACGAAGGCTTAGGAGCCATTGATCCGGCAAACGAAAAACCACACGTCTTGTCAGGAAGTTACGGATTGGGATCCAGAGATTTCCGTCCGGAAGCCATCATCGGAGCCTATGATTTTGCAGAAGGTCGCCTGGCTCGTAAAGATGGCAAAACCATCAATGATGGCGTACGCTTTTTCTACCTTGGCATCGATCACCCTTACAACGTCGAATCAGACGAAAAACCATCAGGGCTTCCTAAAGACTCTATCGCAGTCCGTTTCCACTCCATCGGAGGATGGGGAATGATCACTACCGGTAAAAACCTGGGCAGCATTTTAGGTGATCTTTCGAGTTATGTGGCCAAAAGGGATAACCTTTATGAAGAAACCGGCGAACTCAAGGAAGTCGTCAACCTCAGCGCGAACCCAAAATACGGTTCCGAGAAAAAGGGAGCGCCTACCAATTACTTCCTCGTCGCCGCACCGGAACGTGTCCGGGTGAATTGCGACTTGCGCCACGTTAATGTAGTGCTTTGCTCTGACCCGAAAATATTCCTGCATACCGATCCACTGGATGGATTGACCGATGGAGGAGCCTTTATCTGGGAAAGTGCCGAAAGCGATCCTCAAAAAGTATGGGAACGCATCCCTACAAAATATCGTCAGGAACTCATCGATAAAAACATAAAACTATACGCCCTCAACGGGTTTGATATTGCCAAAAAGGCTACCGACCGTGAAGAACTGCAAACCAGGATGCAGGGTAATGCCTTCCTCGGAGCATTCTTCAAGGTTTCCCCATTCCTCGATCATTACAATATCCCGGCACAGGAATTCCTGGATACCGTTCACGAACAGTATAAGAAGAAATTCGGCCGTTTTGGAGACGATGTTGTAGCTTCCAATATGGATGTAATGAACGCAGGGTTTACCAAAGTTTTTGAAGTACCTGTTGGCGAGATGAATGCCAAAGACAATTCAGCATTCAGTCTGGAAGGCATCCTGCCTTGCTCCGTCAACCTCCACCTGGACGCCATTCCAGAATCCACTAAGGCACCGATGTTCAAGATGTCTACCTTTGACGCAGAATTCCGCGCCGGGTTAGGATATAATCAACCATCTAGTCCTTTGGCTTCCGTTGGTATGGTAGCTTCCGGAACAGGAGCGACAGCCAGTAAGTATGTCGCCCGTCGCCAGGTGCCTATTTTTATAGAAGAAAACTGTACCCAGTGTATGGAATGTATCACCATTTGTCCGGATACAGCCATGCCTAATACAACTCAATCGGTAGCCACTTATATACTTGCAGCGGCTAACCACTATGTTTCAGATGAAAAGGTGAGAGCGCAAATCATCAGCCATATTCCGGAAATCGAGCCCGCTATTAGGGAAGAAATGCTGGAATACGCCAACGCCAAGGATATTCATGGCGACGGCGATGGAAAGGCTAAATTTGCCAACATCGTGACCCATCACCTGAGAAGCCTACAGGATCCATTGATTACTGAAGATGCTATTTACCAGATGCACCAGATCCTCGACATCCTGCCCCTGGCATTCCTCAACACTAAAGCGATATTTAGTGGCCTGGAGAAAAAAGAATCTGGCGCAGGGGGTATATTCTCCATCTTCATTTCCGACTTATGTAAAGGATGTGGCGCTTGTGTCGAAGCTTGCGGAAAACATGAAGCCCTGCAAATGGTTCCGGAATCCGAAGAGATGCACGCAGTCATGACCTCTACCAGCCAATTCCTGAATTTCTTGCCGGATACTCCGCAAAAATACCTGGGAATATATGATTCAGAACATCCTCAGGATTCTAAGGCTGCAGCCTTGAAAAATCACCTCATGGTTCAGTCCGTATACAATGCATTGGTAGCAGGGGATGGAGCTTGTGCAGGTTGCGGTGAAAAATCTGTTTTACGCTCGACTTCCACATTGACCGAAGCGTTGATGCGTCCGATTTTCCATAAAAAAGCGGAACGACTGAGAGGTAAAATGAATCTCTTGTTAGAGAATGGACTGGATGCTCTGGCCGATCTTAAAAAGCGGGACGAAAAGGCTTATCATATTTTTAAAACAACCGTACTGCATATCCTGATGGGTTATGGCGCGGAAAATTTGGAAGCCACTGAAGCCAGGATTGCCGCTGAATTTAAGGGCGGAGATGCCGAAGTACTCCAGGGATTGATCAATGCCATCAATTATGATGCGGACAAGCACGATTCTGTTCAGACTATTGAAGACTGGAAACCCAAAGGAATGTCTGTCATGGCCATGACGGCCCATACCGGATGTAACTCCGTTTACGGATCTACCCCTCCGAACAATCCTCACCCATATCCATGGATGAACAGCCTGTTCCAGGATGGTACTACAATCGGATGGTTAGTGGGTGAAGGCTTCATGAGAGACCACGCCTTGTTATCCGTCATTCCGGAACGCCTTGCCGATACAGTCATTTCAGGTTTTGAAAATGGTTTCACTGAAAATGATTTCTTCTATTACAACCACTTCACCGATACTTTAATGACGGACAACGAGATCCTCGAGTTGCCTAAAGTATGGGCCATCGGTGGAGACGGTGCAATTGGAGACATCGGTTTCCAGAACACTTCCAAAGTGGTGCTTCAAAACCGGCCAAACGTCAAAATTTTGATGCTTGACACCCAGGTTTATTCCAATACGGGTGGACAGAATTCCGATTCTTCTCCTATGCCGGGTGGTTTTGACTTCAACCAGTTTGGCCCGGCTACCGAGGGTAAACTGACCGAAATGAAATCTGTGGGCGAATCCTTTATGGGGGGACACGGTTCTCCTTTCTTAGCCAGGGTTTCCATGGCCAATACCGGGACCTTCTACAAAGCATTACTCGATGGACTGACCTACCGGGGAACGGCTTACTTTGAAGCGTATACCACTTGCCAACCTGAGCATGGTGTAGCCGATAGCGGCGCACAGGTACAGGCACAACTCGTTCGTGACAGCCGTGGATTGACAGAGTTTGTTTTCAATCCTTCCGATGGGGAAAGTTACCATGACATTCTCAACATCAAAGGGAATCCAAACTACAATTTCGACTGGTTCGAACGCCGTCATGCGATCACTAAAGAGAAATATACGTTCACCGTCGCACACTGGGCCATTACGGAAGCACGCTTTAGAAGACACCACAAAAAGGTAAAAAAAGAAGCTACTGAAGGTTTGGTATTACTGGAAGATAAACTGAAACTCATCACCCAGGATGACATCACCCATCGCCGTTATCTCGATCCAACGCATCGGGCTTACGTGGAAGATTTTGGTGTTTACCTGAGAGATTTTGATGAAGCCGGAAAGGAAAAATATCATACCCTTTCCCGTCAGATGGTACTCTTTACCGTAGAACGCCGTAAAGCATGGCGTATGCTGCAAAGTAAAGCAGGGATCATTAACCAGGATTATATCGCGCAGAAAGAGTTGCTTAAAGAACTCGACAGCGTAGTGACAGTTTAATAATAGAGTGCAATTAAATAAATGATCACACCCCGGCAGCGATGTTTGTCGGGGTGTTTTTTTTTGCAAGGCAGGAGTCTTTTGAAATTGTCCAGTTCAAAACTTAAAATACTACCGCTATTATCGCAAATCGTACATTCTTAATCTCCCGCTTTATTTAGAAGCTATTGCGATGTATTTTTTCAATTCGGTAGGTTTTTCTGCTTGTTTAATTAAAAAATCTGCTAAATCGGCTCGATTTATTCCCCCAATGTTTATGCCTTTAAACAGTTTTGTTTCTACTCGATATTTTTCGGTCAATGGTTCATCCAATAATCTTCCCGGCCTTACTATTATCCATTTCATTTGGGAACCGGAAATGATATTTTCCAATTTTGTTTTGTCGGCATAAACGTCCTTTAAAAAGTAATTCAAAAACATTTTTACAAACCACGACACATAGTTTTTACTTTCGCCGGCCCCAAAACCGGTCACGAAAATAAAAGGAACGTCTATTTTGTTTTCTTTTTGAACTTCCACCAGGAGTTTCGCAAAATCAGAAAATAGCGAAGTGGCTTTCATATTCTTTCCCGTTCCTAATGTTACGATTACTGCTTCGGCATCCTGAATGGCCTTTAATAAATCCGATTTGTTGGTCGCGTTACCAATGACCGATCTAAAAGAATGTTTCTCCTGTATCTGAATTGCCGATCGAGAAAGCGTGGTTACTTCATGGTTGCGCTGCAAGGCTCTTTTTACCGTTTCGAGGCCAAGGCCCGCAGAAGCTCCAATGATTGATATATTCATTTTAAGGGTATTTTATCTCGTTTAAGCAATTAAAGCAAAGTTACTTAGGAACATCCCGGCCATTTTATCCACCTTTCTCAACTTCCAGTTCTAAAACCTTTGGCGAATTTTTCACCTATACTATTTTCAAAAATCGTCGTTTCAAACGGTCCTATTCCCTTGTTTTGATGTAGTGTATGATTTCAATAAACCTGCTGGCTCAAACAATGTAGCGTCCCAAATCCCCAGATCAGATCTATAGCATTGATACCGATGATTTGCCGGTCAGGAAAACAAGTGGCCAGGATATTGAGCGCAATCCGGTCATTAGGATCATTGAAAGTAGGAACTAAAACGGCCCCGTTGATGATCAGGAAATTGGCATAACTCGGGGGAATCCGAATGTCTTCAAACATCAGTTTTTGCGGCATCGGCAATTCAATGATATTGGGAGATCTTCCATCTTCGAGATGGGCCGCCTGCAAGCGTTTAAGGTTATCCTGCAGCGGTTGGTAGTTGGCATCCTTCCGATCGGATTCTACGACCGTGACGATGGTATCGGCATTGACAAACCGGCACAAATCATCAATATGCCCATGCGTATCATCTCCCTGGATGCCATTGCCCAGCCAGATCACGTTGGTTACCCCCAGGTATTCGGCAAAGACCGCTTCGTAATCAGCCTTTGTAAATCCCTGGTTGCGCACCTGGATCGAGGGATGTAACAAACACTCCTCGGAGGTCAGTAAAGTTCCTTTCCCGTTGACATCTATGGCGCCCCCTTCCAGCACCACCTTTTTCCCCTGGTAAGTGGCAACGGTCATCGGAATACCTAAAAACCCGGCCACCGTGGCAGGAACATTTCTGTCCAAATGATAATTAGGATATTTTGCCCAGCCATTAAAATTAAAGTTGATGGCTTCCTGTTTATGTTTTCCGGTTTCGACGATGATGGGGCCCGAATCCCGCATCCAGCTCCGGTTGGTTTTTTGCAAAATATAGTGTACCTGTTTCGTATCCACATGCGCCCGTTCGAGCATCGCCCCTACCCTGTTTTGCAATGCCTCGTTCGCCACCACAAGAAACACTTTTTCAAACTGGGCCACTTTTTTGATAAACTCCACCAATGCCCACTGGATGGCCTGGTACTTTCCGGGCCAGTCGTTTCCATTGTGCGGAAAACACAACAAAATACCTTTTTGCTTTTCCCATTCAGCGGGAAATCTTCGTTTTGTTTGGCTCATATCAGCGTTTAGTCTAAAGAAAATAATTTAAGGGAACGCGAAACGAATGTATGCTATTGGTCTATCGCTCTTTTGGTGATCTCTCCATAGGCATCAATCCTTCTGTCTCTGAAAAATGGCCAGTTTTGCCTGACATTTTCCAGCAAATCCAGATCTACCTCTGCCATCAGGATTTCTTCCTGGTCGTGTGATGCCTGTGCCAGTATTTCTCCCTGCGGGCCCGCAATAAAGGAGGCTCCCCAAAACTGAAGTCCGTCGGTATTGGGCAAATATTGTTCCAGACCAATCCTGTTGGCCGCCGCAACATAAATGCCATTGGCCACCGCATGGCCTTTCATGACATTCATCCATGCACCATATTGGTTCGCTCCATAGGCTTCTTTTTCCGCCGGATGCCAGCCAATGGCCGTAGGATAGAACAACACTTCGGCTCCCTGTAAAGCCGTCAAACGGGCAGCCTCAGGGTACCATTGGTCCCAGCAGATGAGTGTCCCTATTTTTCCTTTCTGAGTGCGGATGGTTTTAAATCCCAGATCGCCAGGAGTGAAATAAAATTTCTCGTAAAAATGCGGATCATCGGGAATGTGCATTTTTCGGTACAATCCGGCTTCCGTTCCGTCCACATCTATGATGTAAGCACTGTTGTGATAAATCCCCTGCATTCTTTTTTCGAAAAATGGCACAATGATGACCACGTTTAATGCTTTGGCGAGTGCACTGAATGCCTTAAAAGAGGTACTGTACAACGGTTCCGCCAGGGCGAAATTTTCGACATCTTCGCTTTGGCAAAAATAATGACTGCTGTATAACTCCGGCAGACAAATCACTTCTGCGCCCTGACCGGCTGCTTTTTCCACCCAGGCGGTACATTTTTTTAAATTGTTTTCCGGAATGTCGTTAAGGTTGAGTTGTACGACGGCAATGTTGTATTTTTTCTTCATCAGATGTTGTTATGCTGTTCCGTTTATTGGTAAAAGTCAACTTTAAAAGTACTATGAAAATCGGATGAAATAACATCCTAAAGTATTAAATGTGTTTTTCAGCCTGACTGGTTATGGGTTCTTCATTCCAAACTGTAACCTTTTTTGTTTCAATCATCATTATTCATCCAATCGTTTTACGGTATCCTTTCTCAACATAAGCATAGGCAGTCCGGCACCTACCGTAATGGAGATCAATACAAAAAGCATGGTAAATCCATTGGTAAAAATGGAATCGATTAAAAGTAACCGCTTGTCAGGATCTTCCACTATGAATAAAAAATTCATAACAGATACAACGGTTTTATAAGCAAAGAATCCGGGGATCATGGGAATTACCGGAGGAATCGAGAATACAACCGGAGTTTGGTGTATTTTATGGGCCAAAGGAATACCGACAATCCCTACAAAAAAAGAAGCCAGAAAGGTCGCGGGAACCACATGGATATTAAGGTGGATCAATAAAAACTTGATAAAGCCGGCGCCGGCACCCAATAAAAAGACCGTATAAATGGTGTTTTTGGGAATGTTGAACAGGATACCAAATCCTACGGCTGCCATACCGGACCAAACGGACGCTTCCAGCAATTTAATGATAATATCTGTCATCTTATTTTCAGGTGAAACAGGTACAAATTAAGAAATAACCCCAATGCCATAGCGAGAACGATCATTAAACCCGTCGTAAATCTTACCACACCATTCACAATATGACCATCCAGCAGATCGGTAAACGAATTGATCAGGGGAACCCCCGGAACCAAGAAAAGGATCGAAGTCATCAAAGCGGTCTGCGGATTGGAGCCAATATTAAATACCATGCCCATGGAGGCACAGGCAGAGGCAACAAAGGAGCCCAGAAATATTCTGATGTACAGATTGTAACTAAGCTTATGGGTTTCCTGGAAAAGGAATAAGCCAATGAGCGTACTGATAAAAGCCACCAGCATATTTAAATAATCGCCATCAAAAAGATTGCAAAAACCTGCTCCGGCCAAACTGACCGCAATGAGGACGATCCACCTGGGATATCTCTTTAGTGTTTTTATGCGCTCAATCTCTTCGGCGATCTGTTCTAAATTCCATTGGTCGCTTATAGCTGTCCAGCTGGCCTTGCTAATGGAAGATATTATAAAGAAATTTATCAAATAGGGAGGTATATTTTTTACCCGAGTACAGCTTAGGTCCGTTTTCTCATCATACAGGGTCATGATAATGGATTTGTGGGTAATCTGGCTTGAAGTCTTAAGGTTTAACACCGAGGCAAACCTGTCGATACTCGTTTCGACCCTGTGGGTATTAGCCCCGGCAACCATAAGGAGGGAGGAAATTTCCAACAGTAAATTAGCAGTTTCTATAAGTTTTGGCCGGTTATCCATAGGGTGATGCTCAACTCTTTAAAAGGATGCAAATTTAGGCTTTTCTATTCAAAGA
This sequence is a window from Lewinellaceae bacterium. Protein-coding genes within it:
- a CDS encoding 2-oxoacid:acceptor oxidoreductase family protein — its product is MQQNKVKYPGKRITTDGNTIVSATEALIVDAGVFYPITPSTQMGENFQLLFAKGELNAFGKALTAIETEGEHAAQGGAIALSVTGKRVVNFTSGQGIVYGLEQYYHAPGKLSTMVLEVGARALTKHALNVHCGHDDFYAAMDTGWIMLFAKNAQQAADQSIILRKVTELSLNPGLNSQDGFLTTHLERTFRMPEAALIREFLGAPEDIIECPTEAQKTLFGPKRRRVPAGIDLENPMLLGPVQNQEHYMNGVAARRNNFSEPIGDFLRDAYKEFGELTGRKYGMISQYNCENAETVFVALGSAAENIEAVIDYLKETRGVDVGVIHINVIRPFPEKEIIEALRGKKEVIVLERTDESLSGSNPLTREIKLALRKAESNFRKNAYEGLGAIDPANEKPHVLSGSYGLGSRDFRPEAIIGAYDFAEGRLARKDGKTINDGVRFFYLGIDHPYNVESDEKPSGLPKDSIAVRFHSIGGWGMITTGKNLGSILGDLSSYVAKRDNLYEETGELKEVVNLSANPKYGSEKKGAPTNYFLVAAPERVRVNCDLRHVNVVLCSDPKIFLHTDPLDGLTDGGAFIWESAESDPQKVWERIPTKYRQELIDKNIKLYALNGFDIAKKATDREELQTRMQGNAFLGAFFKVSPFLDHYNIPAQEFLDTVHEQYKKKFGRFGDDVVASNMDVMNAGFTKVFEVPVGEMNAKDNSAFSLEGILPCSVNLHLDAIPESTKAPMFKMSTFDAEFRAGLGYNQPSSPLASVGMVASGTGATASKYVARRQVPIFIEENCTQCMECITICPDTAMPNTTQSVATYILAAANHYVSDEKVRAQIISHIPEIEPAIREEMLEYANAKDIHGDGDGKAKFANIVTHHLRSLQDPLITEDAIYQMHQILDILPLAFLNTKAIFSGLEKKESGAGGIFSIFISDLCKGCGACVEACGKHEALQMVPESEEMHAVMTSTSQFLNFLPDTPQKYLGIYDSEHPQDSKAAALKNHLMVQSVYNALVAGDGACAGCGEKSVLRSTSTLTEALMRPIFHKKAERLRGKMNLLLENGLDALADLKKRDEKAYHIFKTTVLHILMGYGAENLEATEARIAAEFKGGDAEVLQGLINAINYDADKHDSVQTIEDWKPKGMSVMAMTAHTGCNSVYGSTPPNNPHPYPWMNSLFQDGTTIGWLVGEGFMRDHALLSVIPERLADTVISGFENGFTENDFFYYNHFTDTLMTDNEILELPKVWAIGGDGAIGDIGFQNTSKVVLQNRPNVKILMLDTQVYSNTGGQNSDSSPMPGGFDFNQFGPATEGKLTEMKSVGESFMGGHGSPFLARVSMANTGTFYKALLDGLTYRGTAYFEAYTTCQPEHGVADSGAQVQAQLVRDSRGLTEFVFNPSDGESYHDILNIKGNPNYNFDWFERRHAITKEKYTFTVAHWAITEARFRRHHKKVKKEATEGLVLLEDKLKLITQDDITHRRYLDPTHRAYVEDFGVYLRDFDEAGKEKYHTLSRQMVLFTVERRKAWRMLQSKAGIINQDYIAQKELLKELDSVVTV
- a CDS encoding NAD(P)H-binding protein produces the protein MNISIIGASAGLGLETVKRALQRNHEVTTLSRSAIQIQEKHSFRSVIGNATNKSDLLKAIQDAEAVIVTLGTGKNMKATSLFSDFAKLLVEVQKENKIDVPFIFVTGFGAGESKNYVSWFVKMFLNYFLKDVYADKTKLENIISGSQMKWIIVRPGRLLDEPLTEKYRVETKLFKGINIGGINRADLADFLIKQAEKPTELKKYIAIASK
- a CDS encoding agmatine deiminase family protein, giving the protein MSQTKRRFPAEWEKQKGILLCFPHNGNDWPGKYQAIQWALVEFIKKVAQFEKVFLVVANEALQNRVGAMLERAHVDTKQVHYILQKTNRSWMRDSGPIIVETGKHKQEAINFNFNGWAKYPNYHLDRNVPATVAGFLGIPMTVATYQGKKVVLEGGAIDVNGKGTLLTSEECLLHPSIQVRNQGFTKADYEAVFAEYLGVTNVIWLGNGIQGDDTHGHIDDLCRFVNADTIVTVVESDRKDANYQPLQDNLKRLQAAHLEDGRSPNIIELPMPQKLMFEDIRIPPSYANFLIINGAVLVPTFNDPNDRIALNILATCFPDRQIIGINAIDLIWGFGTLHCLSQQVY
- a CDS encoding carbon-nitrogen hydrolase, which translates into the protein MKKKYNIAVVQLNLNDIPENNLKKCTAWVEKAAGQGAEVICLPELYSSHYFCQSEDVENFALAEPLYSTSFKAFSALAKALNVVIIVPFFEKRMQGIYHNSAYIIDVDGTEAGLYRKMHIPDDPHFYEKFYFTPGDLGFKTIRTQKGKIGTLICWDQWYPEAARLTALQGAEVLFYPTAIGWHPAEKEAYGANQYGAWMNVMKGHAVANGIYVAAANRIGLEQYLPNTDGLQFWGASFIAGPQGEILAQASHDQEEILMAEVDLDLLENVRQNWPFFRDRRIDAYGEITKRAIDQ
- a CDS encoding threonine/serine exporter family protein; translation: MTDIIIKLLEASVWSGMAAVGFGILFNIPKNTIYTVFLLGAGAGFIKFLLIHLNIHVVPATFLASFFVGIVGIPLAHKIHQTPVVFSIPPVIPMIPGFFAYKTVVSVMNFLFIVEDPDKRLLLIDSIFTNGFTMLFVLISITVGAGLPMLMLRKDTVKRLDE
- a CDS encoding threonine/serine exporter family protein, which gives rise to MEISSLLMVAGANTHRVETSIDRFASVLNLKTSSQITHKSIIMTLYDEKTDLSCTRVKNIPPYLINFFIISSISKASWTAISDQWNLEQIAEEIERIKTLKRYPRWIVLIAVSLAGAGFCNLFDGDYLNMLVAFISTLIGLFLFQETHKLSYNLYIRIFLGSFVASACASMGMVFNIGSNPQTALMTSILFLVPGVPLINSFTDLLDGHIVNGVVRFTTGLMIVLAMALGLFLNLYLFHLKIR